The following coding sequences lie in one Synechococcus sp. PCC 7336 genomic window:
- a CDS encoding GDP-L-fucose synthase: protein MTITNSGMTPSDTVFVAGHRGLVGSALVRRLQAGGYSSIATRTRSQLDLIDQAAVRAFFEQVKPDCVMLAAAKVGGIYANHTYPAEFLYQNLAIEMNTIHSAFLAGVKKLLFLGSSCIYPKLAPQPLKEEYLLTGSLEPTNEPYAIAKIAGIKMCGAYNRQYGTQYISVMPTNLYGRGDNYDLQNSHVLPALIRKMHEAKQAGQSTVEIWGTGKPLREFLYSDDLADACVYLMENCSAREIGEFVNIGVGEDLSIRELAEAIAEVVGFAGELTFNTDKPDGTPRKLMDVSRLHQLGWKAKTQLKQGIALAYADFLGSGSTAD, encoded by the coding sequence ATGACTATCACGAATAGCGGCATGACCCCGTCCGATACCGTGTTTGTGGCCGGTCATCGCGGCTTGGTGGGTTCGGCTTTGGTGCGGCGGTTGCAGGCGGGCGGCTATAGCTCGATTGCGACCCGAACGCGATCGCAACTGGATTTAATCGACCAAGCTGCCGTGCGGGCGTTTTTTGAACAGGTGAAGCCCGATTGCGTCATGTTGGCGGCGGCGAAGGTGGGGGGCATTTACGCCAATCACACCTATCCTGCCGAGTTTCTCTATCAAAATTTAGCGATCGAAATGAATACCATTCACTCTGCCTTTCTGGCGGGGGTGAAGAAGTTGTTGTTCCTCGGATCGAGCTGCATCTATCCCAAACTCGCGCCGCAGCCTTTGAAGGAGGAATATCTACTGACTGGGAGCCTGGAACCAACGAACGAGCCCTATGCGATCGCCAAAATCGCAGGCATTAAGATGTGCGGTGCCTACAACCGCCAGTACGGCACCCAGTATATTAGCGTCATGCCCACCAACCTTTACGGTCGGGGGGATAACTACGATTTGCAAAACTCCCACGTTCTGCCTGCCTTAATCCGCAAAATGCACGAGGCAAAGCAAGCAGGGCAGTCCACTGTAGAAATTTGGGGAACGGGCAAACCGCTGCGGGAGTTTCTCTACAGCGACGATTTGGCCGATGCTTGTGTTTATTTGATGGAGAATTGTTCTGCCCGAGAGATCGGCGAGTTTGTCAATATTGGGGTGGGGGAAGATCTGAGCATTCGCGAGCTGGCGGAGGCGATCGCCGAGGTGGTGGGGTTTGCGGGCGAGCTAACGTTCAATACTGACAAGCCCGATGGCACCCCCCGCAAGCTGATGGACGTGTCGCGCTTGCACCAATTGGGCTGGAAGGCCAAAACTCAGCTCAAACAAGGCATTGCGCTGGCTTATGCTGACTTTTTGGGGTCTGGTTCAACTGCAGATTAA
- the gmd gene encoding GDP-mannose 4,6-dehydratase, which yields MTKKVALISGITGQDGAYLAELLLQKGYEVHGIKRRASLFNTDRIDRLYQDPHEPERNFFLHYGDLTDSTNLIRIVQMVQPDEIYNLAAQSHVAVSFETPEYTANADGIGTLRILEAIRILGLEDKTRFYQASTSELYGLVQEIPQTETTPFYPRSPYAVAKLYAYWITVNYREAYGMYACNGILFNHESPVRGETFVTRKITRAVARIKLCLQDCLYLGNMDAKRDWGHARDYVEMQWRMLQQQEPDDYVIATGQQYSVREFVEAALNEVDISIKWDGSGTAEKGYDEYGNCIVAVDPRYYRPTEVETLLGDPTKAREQLGWTPTVKFEELVAEMVREDLKSAKRDRLVKDHGYSAYDYHE from the coding sequence ATGACCAAAAAAGTTGCACTCATTTCAGGCATTACCGGGCAAGACGGTGCCTATCTGGCTGAATTGCTCTTGCAGAAAGGGTACGAGGTTCACGGCATCAAGCGACGAGCTTCTCTGTTCAACACCGATCGGATCGATCGCCTCTACCAAGATCCCCACGAACCCGAGCGCAATTTTTTCCTGCACTATGGCGATCTGACCGATTCCACCAACCTGATTCGCATTGTCCAAATGGTGCAGCCGGACGAAATTTACAATTTGGCCGCCCAAAGCCACGTCGCCGTCTCCTTCGAAACCCCCGAATACACCGCCAACGCCGACGGCATCGGCACATTGCGTATTTTGGAAGCGATTCGCATTCTCGGATTAGAAGACAAAACCCGCTTTTATCAAGCCTCCACCTCAGAGCTGTACGGCTTGGTGCAAGAAATTCCCCAAACCGAAACCACGCCGTTTTATCCGCGATCGCCTTACGCCGTGGCCAAGCTCTATGCCTACTGGATTACGGTCAACTATCGCGAAGCCTACGGCATGTATGCCTGTAATGGCATCTTGTTCAACCACGAGTCTCCCGTGCGCGGCGAAACCTTTGTCACCCGCAAAATCACCCGTGCCGTCGCTCGCATCAAATTGTGCCTGCAAGACTGTTTGTATTTGGGCAATATGGATGCCAAACGGGATTGGGGCCACGCCCGCGATTATGTGGAAATGCAGTGGCGCATGTTGCAGCAGCAGGAGCCCGACGATTACGTGATTGCAACCGGCCAGCAATATAGTGTGCGGGAGTTTGTGGAAGCGGCCTTGAATGAGGTGGACATTAGCATCAAGTGGGATGGCAGCGGTACGGCGGAAAAAGGTTATGACGAGTATGGCAATTGTATTGTGGCGGTCGATCCCCGTTACTATCGCCCGACAGAAGTGGAAACGCTGTTAGGCGATCCGACCAAGGCTCGCGAGCAGTTGGGCTGGACCCCGACCGTCAAGTTTGAAGAGTTGGTGGCGGAAATGGTGCGCGAAGATCTGAAGTCGGCCAAACGCGATCGCTTAGTGAAAGATCACGGATACTCAGCATATGACTATCACGAATAG
- the ychF gene encoding redox-regulated ATPase YchF produces MLRAGIVGLPNVGKSTLFNALCENAKAEAANFPFCTIEPNVGLVSVPDPRLQVLSEIGQSKQVVPSRIEFVDIAGLVEGASQGQGLGNQFLSHIRQVDAIVQVIRCFDDPDIVHVSGSVDPERDISVINLELALADLAQIERRIERVRKQAKSGAKEAKLEMGALEKLQAALDEGKPARMVELSDEEAAAIASMGMLTRKRVIYAANVAEGDLAAGNEYVERVRAIAAAEGAGAVVISAQVEAELIELDEGDRQDYLESLGVEEGGLKSLVKATYELLGLQTYFTTGEKETRAWTIPIGATAPQAAGVIHSDFERGFIRAETVSYEDLVATGSMSGAREKGLLRSEGKDYIVKEGDVMLFRFNV; encoded by the coding sequence ATGCTTCGAGCTGGAATTGTCGGACTGCCAAATGTTGGCAAGTCCACCCTCTTCAACGCCCTGTGCGAAAACGCGAAAGCAGAAGCCGCCAACTTCCCCTTCTGCACCATCGAGCCTAATGTCGGTCTCGTCTCTGTCCCCGATCCGCGCCTGCAGGTGCTCTCGGAGATCGGTCAGTCGAAACAGGTGGTGCCCAGCCGGATCGAATTTGTCGATATTGCCGGACTGGTGGAAGGGGCCAGCCAGGGACAGGGATTGGGCAATCAGTTTCTCTCCCACATTCGTCAGGTGGATGCGATCGTGCAGGTCATCCGCTGTTTTGACGATCCAGATATTGTCCACGTTTCGGGCTCCGTCGATCCCGAACGGGATATATCGGTGATTAATTTGGAATTGGCGCTAGCGGATTTAGCCCAAATCGAGCGACGCATCGAGCGGGTGCGCAAGCAGGCCAAGAGCGGGGCCAAAGAGGCCAAGCTGGAAATGGGGGCGCTGGAGAAGTTGCAGGCAGCCTTGGATGAGGGCAAACCCGCCCGCATGGTGGAGTTGAGTGACGAGGAAGCAGCAGCGATCGCCTCGATGGGAATGTTAACCCGCAAGCGCGTCATTTATGCGGCGAATGTGGCGGAAGGAGATTTGGCCGCAGGCAACGAGTATGTCGAGCGAGTGCGCGCGATCGCCGCTGCAGAAGGGGCAGGGGCTGTTGTCATTTCCGCGCAGGTGGAGGCCGAGCTGATCGAGCTGGATGAGGGCGATCGCCAAGATTATCTGGAATCGCTCGGCGTCGAGGAAGGGGGGTTGAAATCGTTGGTGAAAGCGACTTACGAATTGTTAGGCTTGCAGACTTACTTTACGACTGGCGAAAAAGAGACGCGTGCTTGGACAATCCCGATTGGCGCTACGGCCCCTCAGGCGGCTGGAGTGATTCATTCAGATTTCGAGCGGGGCTTTATTCGGGCGGAAACGGTCAGTTATGAAGATCTCGTGGCAACCGGTTCGATGTCAGGAGCGCGAGAGAAGGGCTTGCTGCGCAGCGAGGGTAAAGATTACATCGTCAAGGAAGGGGATGTGATGCTGTTTCGGTTTAATGTCTGA
- a CDS encoding zinc-dependent alcohol dehydrogenase family protein, whose product MMRAFAIEQFGDPGVFREMELPLPKVLPGHVLIRVAATSVNPVDRKIRQGLSASLAPSFPAVLHGDVAGTIVEVGAGVDRFQVGDAVYGCAGGIKGLGGALAEYMLADARSIALKPPSLTMAEAAALPLVSITAWEALIDRAKVQPGQTVLVYGATGGVGHIGVQLAKWAGATVCGTVSSDEKATIAHRLGADATVNYRQQSLEAFVAEYTHDRGFDIVFDTVGNDNLQNAFKAAKLNGTVVSIVARSQQDLSLMHSKGLTLHLVFMLIPMLYDIGKEHHGEILANVSKLVEEKQLHPLLDAEQFSFAEVARAHRHAESGNAIGKVTLTV is encoded by the coding sequence ATGATGAGAGCCTTCGCGATCGAACAGTTTGGCGATCCCGGCGTGTTTCGGGAAATGGAATTGCCGCTCCCAAAAGTTCTTCCCGGTCACGTTCTGATTCGAGTCGCTGCAACCAGTGTCAACCCGGTCGATCGCAAGATTCGCCAAGGGCTTTCAGCCAGTCTGGCCCCCAGTTTTCCCGCTGTTTTGCATGGGGATGTGGCGGGCACGATTGTGGAGGTCGGCGCGGGGGTCGATCGGTTTCAGGTCGGCGATGCAGTGTATGGCTGTGCGGGAGGCATTAAAGGACTGGGGGGCGCATTGGCAGAATACATGCTGGCGGATGCTCGTTCGATCGCCCTCAAGCCGCCCTCCCTTACGATGGCAGAAGCAGCAGCTCTTCCTCTGGTTTCCATTACCGCTTGGGAAGCGCTGATAGATCGAGCTAAGGTTCAGCCCGGGCAAACGGTCTTGGTGTATGGAGCTACTGGGGGAGTGGGACATATTGGGGTGCAACTGGCAAAGTGGGCGGGGGCAACTGTCTGCGGGACAGTTTCGAGTGATGAAAAAGCGACGATCGCCCATCGTCTGGGGGCAGACGCGACCGTCAATTATCGCCAACAGTCCTTAGAAGCGTTCGTTGCCGAATACACGCACGATCGCGGCTTCGACATTGTCTTCGATACGGTGGGCAACGATAACCTTCAGAATGCGTTCAAAGCGGCAAAACTGAATGGAACGGTGGTGTCCATTGTTGCTCGATCGCAACAGGATTTGAGCTTAATGCATAGCAAGGGGCTCACACTGCATTTGGTTTTCATGCTGATTCCAATGTTGTATGACATTGGCAAAGAACATCACGGCGAAATTCTGGCCAATGTGTCGAAACTTGTGGAGGAAAAGCAGCTACATCCGCTGCTGGATGCAGAGCAATTTAGCTTTGCGGAAGTTGCCCGGGCCCACCGACATGCCGAATCGGGAAATGCGATCGGTAAGGTCACCCTGACGGTGTGA
- a CDS encoding Uma2 family endonuclease: protein MTSLTLAPAIALSDRQFEQLCRQNPDMNVEMSARGVLTMTPPVGFEGGNRESQLNAQVALWAMEEGSGLTFSSQTLFHLPNGAKYMPDVAWVRRDRLQSLTPEQKRGFAPIAPDFAIELRSPSDLLSDLQDKMLDYIDGGVRLAWLIDPLRRVVEIYSLDGDRQVLDNPTSVSGDPILPGFSLQLEPLFAELR from the coding sequence ATGACTAGCCTCACCCTCGCCCCCGCGATCGCCCTGTCGGATCGGCAGTTCGAGCAACTGTGCCGTCAAAATCCAGACATGAATGTCGAGATGAGTGCTAGGGGAGTGCTGACGATGACCCCACCGGTCGGCTTCGAAGGGGGCAATCGCGAAAGCCAATTGAATGCACAGGTCGCCCTCTGGGCAATGGAAGAGGGCAGCGGACTCACCTTCAGCTCGCAAACCCTGTTCCACCTGCCCAATGGGGCGAAATATATGCCCGATGTTGCTTGGGTGAGGCGCGATCGCCTCCAGTCCCTCACCCCCGAACAAAAACGCGGCTTTGCCCCCATCGCCCCCGATTTCGCGATCGAATTGCGTTCCCCCTCCGATCTGCTGTCGGATCTGCAAGACAAAATGCTGGATTACATTGACGGAGGCGTCCGTCTGGCCTGGTTAATCGACCCCCTGCGACGGGTGGTGGAGATCTATTCGTTAGATGGCGATCGCCAGGTTTTAGACAACCCTACCAGCGTCAGCGGCGACCCCATCCTCCCGGGCTTTAGCTTGCAACTGGAACCCCTGTTTGCAGAGCTTCGATAG